Within Wyeomyia smithii strain HCP4-BCI-WySm-NY-G18 chromosome 2, ASM2978416v1, whole genome shotgun sequence, the genomic segment ctaggatctattcagaatcttttttcacatttcaacattgttagctgatctattttttttttttcaacctaacaaataatattcttacgtacattagctgtcttcgtaatgcaGTAAATGTAATTgatggcaaatgaaaaaaacttgtccaacaaaaaacagaaattaataatttcgaactttaacttctttgtaattgttgattgttatgattttcgctggaacttgttgataattttgttcaacttaTCTTCCTATGTTTCCCtatgagtgaacctatgtaacggcttcgaaattatttttataataagatttgtataataaatttaatttgataatATTTTAATAGGCAAAATCATGTCTTGTGATAACGTAAATATTTCTGGATctggtttatgaggaaatagatttaattctgattcagacgcattgcgagaaattcttggtgcttcttcaataaCAACGAaacgcttgtgccttgttaaagaAATGTCGTTCGCACAAAGAAACACTACACAATATCGTTAAGTGTAtttgaagttctttcgagtattgctcaatatatttctaaaaagaaaatttatggggaggctgcataaaaaaaaatactaaatcaGAGAACAAACGAACTGTTGCTGTCTGCAGATTCTGTAACATTTGTAACTGAAAATCCTTCTAatcacagtgtttagtcccacgtcaccatttcataaaaccctagggctgtataccttgtagtattttattgtatttttagtttttttccatttttttatttttctttattttattttatttttttttttttgttttttttatttattttcagttttttaaaatgtttttttctattttttccccatttttttgtttttttttagttttgtttttattttttttttttattccaggtGCTATTGGCTACTGGTGATGCTCAAAAGTACAATCAAACCAGTTTTTGTGCGACAAAAAAGGACCACATCCGACAAGATTTTCAGCCATTTAGTTATTCCGAACCTTGGAATGAATTTCAATGTATTACATAAGTGTTGCGACAAAAAATTAGTATTTTAACCcgttttacgtaggaaaagtcacgTATTGCTAGGTTACGAAGGATAGCGGTTGGAAAAATTAGTAGGTTTACAGAAGTTACGTTCATTAATCagatgtttcaaaattgttttcataagtattctaaatcagaatcatcAACTTTCTAGTAATTtttaactgaattttttttatgcaatcTCTATCCACCGCatgaaaaaaagattttttcaataatgttgtggaaacattgttttatagctgcacgtgaagtttcaaaagattttttttatgtgatttattttgtgcggtccctatcaCTCGCAAAataacaggtttgactgtatttcTTTTTACCCGGTAGAAATTCCGGAAATTTGTTATCCAATGACTGGGGAGCTAAAAAGGGTTATGTTATTCAGGTTTTATCAGAATTTTAATAGAATACAGTGTCGATTTCTGCAAGGTTAAACTCTGGAAACGCTATTTTTGAGGGAGTTTGAACGCAAATCAAAGGAATTTactaaaactatttttttttattttgttttttatttttcttttttattcaacttttttttctattttttccatttatttattaattttattaatttttccaattttttttgttgattaatttttttattttttaatttttttttgtgtttttttaaagtttttattatttttattttgtttttcaagtttttttgttttttttttgacgtggaatTACGTCTTTGTATCTTTACTATACTGGGtttcattctgtaaaattggaaatgaatctggcaaatgttgcgtcagatttaaaACGtttataacagcataaccacatgatggataacaataaccaatatgttagTTGTTGGATAGCTAAAATTTATAACAGTTTTGTAATATGcaagttatcactctaatttcattgcaaagcggttaaattgataaaatgtttcaataataaatttacgcgaataattaaccaattacatgcgatcattcctagcacagacgacgtgaatgaacACCAttcgttccctgtgatattctttatatcaatatcgaaataaaaattgacatagtctccccgtcccaataggtcaatttgtttttgcttccctgagcttagactaatatgatgtctcgaaggtaaaagttttccaaaaagtttgaatAAATCCTCATTCCTGAACAATTTCTAAGCCTGCTTTCAGAACCCAATAaaatttgatgtcttgaaagaaaacatgccggtaaaagcaacagtacaagtggagtaaagaaccgcaggtctctcgtcgtctatgattgcagcggtactcttctattcgtacttcagcggtactattcgtattgcagtggtacacttttgttcgtacatttctatacgtgtgcaatcgaggaaaaactgcaatgctgctgctgatggtgattgaaagcttatctcataaatatgattaccataaattactcaacaagaattgtaaattttgcaacggatatttatttaattttatcttcgatattcactaaataattgtgaccggatagtatcgaaagagtaaattcctaaatatataccatgttatagatttgatttaatcagagttaaataagacaaaaccattcattatgataacgtaagtattattggatttggtttttgaggatatagagttaattctgactttgatgcATTActagaaattcttggtgcttcttcaacgagcacgatatgcttgtgccttgtctaacacatgttgtttgcacaaaaaatactacaggcataatatcgtcagatataaacgatactctttcgagtgttgttgaatatgtttcagaaattgattttcagggttgctgagcaaacacatatctgtctgcaggctctgtatattttgtaacaaaaaatgccctaattacagtgtttagtcccacgtcaccatttcatacaaccctagggctgtatatctccttgtagtattttttttcctatctttttttatttcaggtatTTGGCTACTGGTGATGCCCAAAAGACGATCTCGTTTAGCTACCGATTGGGAGAAAGTACCGTGCACAAGATCATTCACGAGAAATGCCGTGCCATTGTCGACATATTGATGCCAGAGGTAATGCCGACACCCACCAATGAAAAATGGCTGAAATTTGCGAATGATTTTGAAACGAAATGGAATTTCCCCAACTACGTGGCCGCTATAGATGGGAAGCACGTCACCATCAATAAACCAGCGAATAGCGGAAGTAAGTACTTTAACTACAAGAAATCGTATTCTGTTGTGCTGCTTGCCATGGTTGATGCACATGGTAATTTTATAGCGATTGATGTAGGGAGCTTTGGAAAGGAGAGCGATGGTGGGATTTTTGCGAGCTACAATAAGGGCAAAAGGTTCCGAAATGAATCTTTTTCCATGCCCGAGGATGCAATCTTACCCGGAACAAACCAATCCGCACCTTTCGTCGTCGTCGGTGATGAGGTATTCCCGCTCAAAACGTAATCAAAGTAGTCAAAATCTTGATGATGCCAAACGTATTTTCAACTACCGTTTTAGACGTGCTAGAAGGGTGTCCGAAAATACATTTGGCATGCTTGCTGCGTGGTGCCGAATGTGTTGCCGTACCATCAATGCAAACCCGGAGAACACCAactaggggaggattgtacaaaacacaccagttaagcatttgcgcgatttacagcgcttcaaatcatttcaaagcgacattgaacgtgtaggatgattgtaggctttatttattgtatgtttatgacgaagtttattataaaatactcgaattcattgtcttttttggtaaaaattaccattgccaccaaacaagcccgtgaccaaaacgcaccacaacaaaggtcagtatgcttcaaagcagtaggctaatatgccactaacagaaatcagcacgcgaagtgagaagcgcttgaagtctcgaaagtaaaatcgaaaataatggaacatgctctaacttgtcaagcaatctcctgcaagctcttcatagtgcattcagcctcaattgaaattttgattgttttaaggtgaaagttgacgaaagttagtgaaataatttgaaatactcatagtattataaactccagAAGTGTAAAAGTTAGGGGAATCATAatgttttgtattatttacaagtcagttaatcataaaagttTAAATagaattcatgaataattacataaaAAAGGTGAGTTCTATGACAATACCATTTTCACGATGATAAGCATATTCTCCAGCATCCTGGTGGTATTCGGCTGTCGAAGCAATTAATAAAACTAAATCATTCCCTAAATCGGTGCTCACAGTTACAAAACTTTTAATCTCAAATATGATATTATATTAAATGTTATGTTCCAATATCCTTCTTAATGCAAGCAAAATATTCCGATAAATCAACGAATCTCCAGTCATCGATCGTTTACCTACTTTCCTTTTCTCCATAAACGAAAACATCCTCGCTAAGCTGTCGAATCGATACCAGCGGTTCCATCTAGTGACAGAGCGGAGAAACTACCACTAAGACGAGACCTTGGCCAATACCGAAGGCATATCACAGCAGGCAATAAAAACATTAGCGATGCTTTTTCAGACCCACTAATGCGCTCCTCATTCAGCCCAAAACCAAACCAACCGAACTGAGAATGCAGTTGAGCACCGGGGATAGAGAGAGAGGCAAAAAAACATACCCGCCGAATCGTCGGAACCGTCAAAAAAGATCAGCACACGGACACGGACATAGAGAGGATCGACCGATCATACCTGAGTCAACGCTTGAACGGGGCACCGTAATATTTGCCTGTCCTGAATGTTTCGCTACCTGTTAGTGATTTTCCCTTTCAGTTAGAGGTCCTCCGTCTTTTTTCCTCCCTGTTAATCAGACCGAGTACAAGAATTATGCGCTTTTAGTTTAATGTTTGTTAGTAATACCTACTAAAGAAAATATTATGGATATTACGGATTCGCATATGCAGTTTGATATCCTTAAGCTTCCTTCCTATACCGGCATAGAAAGTGCACACGTTCAGCCCACACCCCCAGTATCCAACAGTCGTATCCGCACGCAAGACGACAATGTGATTCAGAATTCCGCCCCTTTCACCTTCACCCGTGCTGTATTTGTTACGAGCTGCCGCATTCCATGGCAGAATCAATCTCCACCATTCAGGCAGCCTGTTGCTCATCCTTCTCTTTTGCACCGACACTGCAGCAGATCCTCTTCGCGTGTCATCCGGCCTTCCCGCTCTTGCTCTTGCACCCATCGTCACGTCGTTGCGTTCGGAACGTTTCGCACACCAAAGGCCGAAACCGACTCGTGCGCCCCGGCAAACACGCGGATACACGCACGCACACCAACGCATCCGGCTGGCAAGCGGCAAACGAAACAAGTGCAAAGCAGAAACCCCAGAAAGTAACACACATCTTGCCTCGCCTAAACCGAACTCAAGCTAGTCGCCTGCTCCGATCAGCTTCGTTCAGAATCGTTTCAACACTCGTCCGGGTAACAACGCCAGCTCTCAAAGTGCTCTCTCTCGGCTTTTTGTCGTTCGCTTCGCAGTTGgtagctgaaaataaaaatttaaggcAAATCAGCAAAGTCGTCTGTGCCGCGGACACTTACGCGTAGGAAGAGGCGCGTGCGTGAAAAACGTAAACGTAAAATCGCAAACTGAAGTGAGCAGTAGGAGTTGTTACGGAATTTTGATAAAGTGCGAGATAATATGCCATTTAGAAGAGCATTAATCAAGTGACAGAACTGTGCCTTGTGGAGCTTGTAAGGAATAAacataatatttaaaaaaaggtgAACCATCAAAGTGATTCGAAGTGAAAAGAAAATACAAATCTGATACAAGTGAACTTTGCGCTCATACAGCTTGCAAGGATTTATACTTAACTGTGGATACGCGGCAGTGCTACAAACTAAGCAGAATGGTTACCGGAATCGGTGCCTCGCAGCAGCAGCAGGTTGGCGCAATGCCGACCACTTCGCAGATGCCTCCAAATGAGCAGCAGCCGGTGGTGAAGCGACCGGGCGACAATCGCAGGGTAAGTTCGCCGATCAACACCAACTTTAGCAGCGTTAAATATCTAAATCGTAACTTCCTCCGCACCCGCGACGGTTGGCGACCGAATTTAATAactttcttgctctcaaaaatcCCACTCGCTTCGTAGTTTCCGGCTGACTCCAGCGAATTTTACACGGTGACGATATTTCGCGCAATCGAGGGCATATTTTCGGGATGAATCGCGATGCCGCGCGTGGTTGTAACGTTGTTAGACATGCGGGGGCTCCAACGGCGAAATTAAATATGACAAAATACGTCTTGAGCTGCCGCCACCTTTGCTCGAGCCGCAACCGCTCGCGCGATTCGCCTTATGGCCCGGAAATTGGTGCGCTTACGAAAATCCGGGATTTGATGTACATAAATCAACACTTTTCGGTTGAACGGTAACGGCAGCGGCAGTTCTTGGCACGGTCATACTGGCTCCCGCCGAGAGCCAGTGGATCATATTTTTAGATTTATCGTTGTGTTCTGCCTACGAGCGCGGCTAGACTCCTTCCCAAATCCCGCCTCCCTTTTGTATGAAAGCCGAACATTGTTGGCGAATTGATTTACGAGCCGTACTAACGTAAAGTTTGTTTCCACTTTTGTACCCTTGCAGAGCAACAAACCTATCATGGAAAAACGGCGCCGTGCTCGGATCAACAATTGTCTGAATGACCTGAAAACCTTGATTCTGGATGCAATGAAAAAAGACGTAAGTATCCTCTATTTTTTGTAAAGAATTTGTCACGATTAGAGTGAATACAATCAGTATGAGATTTGACCGGTTAATTTTGACGctggactacgtctttgttttctatactggggtgTGTGTTTTGTGGAAAAGTTGATAAATATACCGTGAGAAATTatgtttgataaaaaatattgaacaattCTCATAAAAGTTTGTTTGGtgacaaaaaatcaattttgatctCGTTCAAAGAGAAATATTGGAAGAGTTTAAGCAAtggtagtcctacgtcaaatatgcggtcgtgtcttgaacaCCAAATTCTaactttttcttttctcttAATACCTTACAGCCGGCTCGTCATTCGAAACTGGAGAAAGCCGACATTCTAGAGATGGCCGTGAAGCACCTACAGAACCTGCAGCGACAGCAAAATGCCATGTCCCAAGCGACTGATCCCAATGTGATGAACAAATTCAAGGCAGGATTCAACGAGTGTTTCCAGGAGGTCAGTCGATTCCCCGACATGGACCCAATGACCCGGCGTCGTTTGGTAGCTCACCTGAACAACTGCATTAACGGAGTGAAAGCTGACTTCCCAAAACCCCGCCAACCGTCCGTCCAAGTGCACATACTCCCATCACCACCGAGTTCTCCCGAGCAGGATCACCTTTCGCAATCACATCCTTCCCAGATCAACGCCGTTCAAACCGGAAATGGAGTCTTTTTCACCAACCAAATCGGATCCAGCGTGCAGCTGATCCCAACGAAGCTCCCGAACGGAAGTTTAGCATTCGTTCTGCCCCAAGCAATCCCAGCAGCGACCGCTCCCGTCCCGATGCTGGTTCCCATACCGAGCCGTACCGCATCCACCGGATCAGCAGCGTCCAGCCATTCGTCCGCCTCGGTGTATGATCGCGTTCCACGCGAACATGCCACATCACCTTACCATGCTCCGCCAAGCCCCGCAAACTCCAACTACGAGCCCATGGATTGCCATTCGACCGGAACTCCCGAACAGCAGCAATATCTCAACTCGCAACAGATGCgctaccagcagcagcagcaacagcagcgatCCTACAGCCCAGACAGCCCCCTTTCGCTGGTCATGAAAAAATCCTACCAGGACCCGAACCTCAACCAGGACGACAGCCAACCGTGGCGGCCGTGGTAAATCTGACCGCCCGACCTGGACACGTGTTAGTCACATGCGTTGAGTCATAAAACAATTAGTACCTAAGTCACCGGGCATCAAACGAAGCGCGACAACAGCGCTGTTAACGGTAGCCGGAAGTCCGAATGAGCTCGTGTCCACGAGCACCACCCGAGTGAACAATGTTAGTGCTCCGCGTAAATCACAAATGCCTCTACTGAAATAGTTCAAATAGCGTGCCCCGCGTGTGTTTGTAGCAGCAAACGAGATTAGCTAGACAACAACAATGTAGCTGACCGATCGAGGTAACGGGAGGTTACGAGCGACGACGCCCATGTGAGTGCGCTTTCCCACACTCGCCTGTTATTTGCCGTCGCAGCAGACAGCGACGAAATCGTActacaaatgaataaaaaaagtgcCACGGCAAGTGAATGTGAGAGAAGTGCGATCGTCAGTTAGCCTAGCGGCCAAGCGGGGGCCAACAGGGGCGTTTGTGGAAGCaacaaaaatgtgattttgttaCAAAGTGTGCAACTGAAGCGCACCCAGCGGAAAAGAAGACAAAGACAAGAGCAGTAAAACGAAAAAAACCAGCCGCGCGCGGCACGAGGCAATTTATTTTTACTtcgaac encodes:
- the LOC129724503 gene encoding protein hairy, whose amino-acid sequence is MVTGIGASQQQQVGAMPTTSQMPPNEQQPVVKRPGDNRRSNKPIMEKRRRARINNCLNDLKTLILDAMKKDPARHSKLEKADILEMAVKHLQNLQRQQNAMSQATDPNVMNKFKAGFNECFQEVSRFPDMDPMTRRRLVAHLNNCINGVKADFPKPRQPSVQVHILPSPPSSPEQDHLSQSHPSQINAVQTGNGVFFTNQIGSSVQLIPTKLPNGSLAFVLPQAIPAATAPVPMLVPIPSRTASTGSAASSHSSASVYDRVPREHATSPYHAPPSPANSNYEPMDCHSTGTPEQQQYLNSQQMRYQQQQQQQRSYSPDSPLSLVMKKSYQDPNLNQDDSQPWRPW